From the Solanum lycopersicum chromosome 10, SLM_r2.1 genome, one window contains:
- the LOC138338842 gene encoding uncharacterized protein, with the protein MNTWRTKGQQRGGATARGNQNQPHALAGLTDSDVRASLAHIAYAITMQAQAMSAQANLQDIQMENPLVCSIVDRLRDFTRMNPPIITGAKALEDPQEFVDEVHKIMVVMGATDTEKAELGSYQLKDVAQIWCKMCQDNRVLGGVPVKWELLKTTFQDRFFRSEMREEKVEDFINLKQGSMKVIEYSLKFVKLSRYATSLVLNSRDDMSRFLKRINGDLDKEFLSAMLHDNMDLCRFIVQLRFKKGQYSSRNSNSQRSTTPRGGKPETKRGNRGSTLSFVTPLLAFNFEILLEVLHDPIVVSILFGENVRNNRVYKDLSIVLSGNCMCAKLIELPMHDFDIILCMDWLHSCYACLDYRNRVVRFHFPDQ; encoded by the exons ATGAATACTTGGAGAACTAAGGGTCAGCAGAGGGGAGGAGCAACTGCTAGGGGTAATCAGAATCAACCCCATGCTCTAGCTGGGTTGACTGATTCTGATGTGAGGGCATCTCTAGCCCATATTGCATATGCCATCACGATGCAGGCTCAGGCTATGAGTGCCCAAGCCAACCTACAAGATATTCAGATGGAGAACCCACTGGTTTGCAGCATTGTTGACAGACTGAgagatttcacaaggatgaatcctcctataatCACAGGGGCTAAGGCTTTAGAGGATCCTCAAGAGTTTGTAGACGAGGTACATAAGATCATGGTGGTTATGGGGGCTACTGATACTGAGAAGGCTGAGCTGGGTTCCTAccagctcaaggatgttgcacagatTTGGTGCAAGATGTGCCAAGATAATCGTGTCTTAGGTGGAGTGCCAGTCAAATGGGAGTTGTTGAAGACAACATTTCAAGACAGATTCTTCCGCAGTGAGATGAGGGAGGAAAAGGTTGAGgatttcatcaaccttaagcaaGGCTCTATGAAGGTCATAGAGTATTCCCTTAAGTTTGTTAAGCTATCAAG gtatgctacttccTTAGTTTTGAACAGCAGGGATGATATGAGCAGGTTCCTTAAGAGAATCAATGGAGACCTAGATAAGGAGTTTCTAtctgcgatgctccatgataatatggacctttGTAGGTTTATAGTGCAA CTCAGGTTCAAGAAGGGGCAGTATAGTTCTAGGAATTCTAACTCTCAGAGGAGTACAACACCTAGAGGAGGAAAACCTGAAACCAAGAGGGGCAATAGAG ggtctacgctttctTTTGTGACTCCTCTTCTTgcctttaattttgaaatactacttgaagttctgcatgatcctatagttgTTAGTATACTTTTcggagaaaatgtaagaaataATAGGGTCTACAAGGATTTATCAATAGTTTTAAGTGGTAATTGTATGTGTGCAAAGCtgattgagttacccatgcatgattttgatattattctttgcatggactggcttcacagTTGTTATGCTTGCTTGGACTATCGTAATAGAGTGGTGAGATTTCACTTTCCTGATCAATAA